Proteins encoded within one genomic window of Glycine soja cultivar W05 chromosome 1, ASM419377v2, whole genome shotgun sequence:
- the LOC114415150 gene encoding putative lipid-transfer protein DIR1, with amino-acid sequence MEAYTKVFGILGLLVFVSISEIHRVEGAGECGRSTTPDNEAIKLIPCVSAAKDEKAEVTQNCCTQIEKLGKNPSCLCAVMLSNTAKMSGADPKVAITIPKRCNLANRPIGYKCGPYTLP; translated from the exons ATGGAGGCTTACACTAAGGTTTTTGGCATTCTTGGCCTTCTAGTATTTGTGAGCATTTCAGAGATTCATAGAGTGGAGGGTGCAGGGGAATGTGGGAGGTCTACTACTCCAGATAATGAAGCAATAAAGCTTATTCCTTGTGTCTCTGCAGCAAAAGATGAAAAGGCTGAAGTTACTCAGAATT GTTGTACTCAGATCGAGAAACTAGGCAAGAACCCTAGTTGTCTATGTGCTGTTATGCTCTCCAACACAGCCAAAATGTCTGGAGCTGACCCTAAGGTTGCCATAACAATCCCAAAACGCTGCAACCTTGCTAATCGCCCTATTGGTTACAAGTGTGGAc CTTACACTCTTCCTTAA